The window CACGACCCTCACTCCTGACCGGGGCAAGACTCAGGGCGTCCAGTGCATCACCACATTCAGAGTGTCGTCGCCCACCTCATGAAACCCCAGGCGCCTGTACAGCCGCCGGGCCGGCGAATCCGCGCGCACGTGCAGCCGCACGCCGCCCGGGCCGCACGTCGCCTGCACGGCCCGCAGGGCCGCACTCCCGACGCCGCAGCCCTGCCAGGCCGGCAGAACAGCGAGATCGACCACCAGCGTGATCTCCTCCTCTTCGGCGAGCAGCAGCATGCCGACCGGCCCAGCTGCCCCCAGCAGGATTAGGCGGCGGGCATGCGGATATCGGGCCGCGTACCCGGCCGCCCGCGCCCGGTACTGAAGGTCGAGCAGGACGCCCCGCTCCGGCAGGCCCTCGAAATCCACCTGCGTCTCCGCGTGCAGCGTCCGCAGGAACATCTCGTCCTCCGACGTGGCCGCCCGCCACAACCGTGACGGGTTGACCGGGTGCCCGGGTTCAGGCATGCAGGTACGTGTACAGCCACCCACTGCGCAGGTCCTCGCCCCGGTGCAGCCCGGCCGGCCCGTCGGCCAGCGGCTTGTCCGGCAGTCCGCCACCGCGACGCCAGAGGGGCGTCCCCGCCAGCCCCGACTCGTTCGCCCGCAGCGGCCCGCGGGCACCAGGGACAGCCGCGTGCATCAGCCCGCTGTACTGGGCCAGCGCCCCGGCCGTCGCCGGCAGTGACGACAGCCCGGCAACCATCCAGCGCCCGGCGTCAAAGCCCAGTTGCGCCCCCGGGTGTCCGGCGTCGTCCCCCAGCGCCGCGCTCGCCAGGCCGTCCGCTCTGGAGGGTGCGGCCAGCACCGACGGGACGCCCGCCAGCCCGGGCGCCGTGAGCCCTCCTTTTGTCACGCTCAGCCCGGCCTGCTGCAGGGCCAGGATGACTTCCGCGCCCTGACCGCTGGCAAGCACGTGCGCCGCCCGCGCGCCGCTGACCCGGACGGCGTCGACCGCGCCGGCCACGTCCGGTCGGCGCGAGGCGAACACCGTGGAACCGGCCAGCGTGCCACCCGCGGCCGTGAACCCGGCGCTGAAGGCATACGGAAGATCGTACCCGGCCTCCACATCGGACATCAGCAGGTGAACGGCCGCGCCGGACGCCGAGCGCGCCAGCGCCTGCCCGTGGCCCCACTCGGCCTCCCAGGTCCGCAGGGAAAGCGTCACAGTCAACGGCGCCGGACGGTGCGTGCCCGGCAGGAGCGCGCCAAGTTCCGCGGCCAGGACCGGGACCGGCCGGGCATGCAGCAGTCCGGCCAGCGCGGCTGCCAGCCCGTCGCCCAAGAGAATCAGCGCCTCACAGCCGTCGTCCAGGGCCGCCTGCGCGGCCTGCGCGGCCTCGCGGGGCAGCGGGCCGGTGGAGTAGGTCCGCAGCTCAACCGCCTGCCCGGGCGCCCCCGCCCGCACGCCCCGCGTGAAGGCGGCCCCCAGGTCAGGGTAGAGGCTGCGGGCGGGCAGGACCAGCCCCACACGCAGCGGCAGCCGCGGGGTGGCGGAAGGGGCCGCGAGGGCCGACGGGGCACCACCGGTCACGCTGAGAGCCCCCAGGGCGGCCAGCGTCTTGAGCAGGCCCCGCCGGGTGGGCGGGGTGGGGGCGGCAGAGTCAGGCAGGTCGGTCATGGAAGGCCTCCACGGACAGCCGCAGGGCAGCTCTCCGGTCGGAAATGTGCGGGCGCGCGGGCGGTCAGGAACGCGGCGGGAAGACGCCCTGCAGGGCGATGATGAACGTCAGCATCAGATATGGCGCCTGGTTGTTGTGAGGCTGGTTGCCGCCAGCGAGGT is drawn from Deinococcus ficus and contains these coding sequences:
- a CDS encoding GNAT family N-acetyltransferase — translated: MPEPGHPVNPSRLWRAATSEDEMFLRTLHAETQVDFEGLPERGVLLDLQYRARAAGYAARYPHARRLILLGAAGPVGMLLLAEEEEITLVVDLAVLPAWQGCGVGSAALRAVQATCGPGGVRLHVRADSPARRLYRRLGFHEVGDDTLNVVMHWTP
- a CDS encoding ABC transporter substrate-binding protein; amino-acid sequence: MTDLPDSAAPTPPTRRGLLKTLAALGALSVTGGAPSALAAPSATPRLPLRVGLVLPARSLYPDLGAAFTRGVRAGAPGQAVELRTYSTGPLPREAAQAAQAALDDGCEALILLGDGLAAALAGLLHARPVPVLAAELGALLPGTHRPAPLTVTLSLRTWEAEWGHGQALARSASGAAVHLLMSDVEAGYDLPYAFSAGFTAAGGTLAGSTVFASRRPDVAGAVDAVRVSGARAAHVLASGQGAEVILALQQAGLSVTKGGLTAPGLAGVPSVLAAPSRADGLASAALGDDAGHPGAQLGFDAGRWMVAGLSSLPATAGALAQYSGLMHAAVPGARGPLRANESGLAGTPLWRRGGGLPDKPLADGPAGLHRGEDLRSGWLYTYLHA